The following are from one region of the Streptomyces rubrogriseus genome:
- a CDS encoding response regulator codes for MADAIRVLLVDDHQVVRRGLRTFLEVQDDIEVVGEAADGAEGVDRAQELKPDVILMDVKMPGMDGVDALRRLRELDNHARVLVVTSFTEQRTVVPALRAGAAGYVYKDVDPDALAGAIRSVHAGHILLQPEVAGALLSQEESSSGPGRAGSLTEREREVLGLIADGRSNREIARALVLSEKTVKTHVSNILMKLDLADRTQAALWAVRHGVAG; via the coding sequence GTGGCTGACGCGATCAGGGTGCTGCTCGTCGACGACCACCAGGTGGTCCGCCGGGGACTGCGCACCTTCCTGGAGGTACAGGACGACATCGAGGTGGTCGGCGAGGCCGCGGACGGCGCCGAGGGCGTCGACCGCGCCCAGGAGCTGAAGCCCGACGTGATCCTCATGGACGTCAAGATGCCGGGCATGGACGGCGTCGACGCGCTGCGCAGGCTCCGCGAGCTGGACAACCACGCGCGCGTGCTGGTCGTCACCAGCTTCACCGAGCAGCGCACCGTGGTCCCGGCCCTGCGGGCGGGCGCGGCCGGATACGTGTACAAGGACGTCGATCCCGACGCGCTGGCCGGCGCCATCCGCTCCGTCCACGCCGGGCACATCCTGCTCCAGCCCGAGGTCGCGGGCGCCCTCCTGAGCCAGGAGGAGAGCAGCTCCGGGCCGGGCAGGGCGGGCTCCCTCACGGAGCGGGAGCGCGAGGTGCTGGGCCTGATAGCGGACGGCCGCTCCAACCGGGAGATCGCGCGTGCGCTCGTCCTCTCCGAGAAGACGGTGAAGACCCACGTCTCGAACATCCTGATGAAACTCGACCTCGCGGACCGCACCCAGGCCGCCCTGTGGGCCGTGCGCCACGGCGTGGCCGGCTGA
- a CDS encoding GAF domain-containing sensor histidine kinase, giving the protein MSHGPRSGLTAVSSALLAMSRHLEVRDVLKTIVASARELLDAQYAALGVPDDHGGFAQFVVDGVSDEQWKAIGPLPRQHGILAAMLHEATPERLADVRKDPRFGGWPSAHPDLVDFLGLPIRDGDEVLGALFLANKNCEKPAGGCGFTADDEELLGILAQHAAIALTNARLYERSRELTIAEERSRLAHELHDAVSQKLFSLRLTAQAATALVDRDPARAKEELHQVATLAAEAADELRAAVVELRPAALEEDGLVATLRTQIQVLDRAHAARVTFTGHGVKALPAAQEEALLRVAQEALHNALRHSGAERVTVTLHRRGTATVLRITDDGGGFDPRTVRRAGRHLGLVSMRDRAGGTGGRLTVRSAPGEGTTIEMEVPGG; this is encoded by the coding sequence ATGAGCCACGGCCCCCGGTCCGGCCTCACCGCGGTGAGTTCCGCGCTGCTGGCCATGAGCAGGCACCTCGAGGTGCGCGACGTCCTCAAGACGATCGTCGCCTCGGCCCGCGAGCTGCTCGACGCCCAGTACGCCGCCCTCGGCGTCCCCGACGACCACGGCGGCTTCGCCCAGTTCGTGGTCGACGGCGTCAGCGACGAGCAGTGGAAGGCCATCGGCCCGCTGCCGCGCCAGCACGGCATCCTCGCCGCGATGCTCCACGAGGCCACCCCCGAGCGCCTCGCCGACGTCCGCAAGGACCCCCGCTTCGGCGGCTGGCCCTCCGCCCACCCCGACCTGGTCGACTTCCTGGGCCTGCCGATCCGGGACGGCGACGAGGTGCTCGGCGCCCTGTTCCTCGCGAACAAGAACTGTGAGAAGCCCGCGGGCGGCTGCGGCTTCACCGCGGACGACGAGGAACTGCTCGGCATCCTCGCCCAGCACGCCGCCATCGCCCTCACCAACGCGCGCCTGTACGAGCGCAGCCGCGAGCTGACCATCGCCGAGGAGCGCTCCCGCCTCGCCCACGAACTGCACGACGCGGTCAGCCAGAAGCTCTTCTCCCTGCGCCTGACCGCCCAGGCCGCCACCGCCCTGGTCGACCGCGACCCCGCGCGCGCCAAGGAGGAGCTGCACCAGGTCGCGACCCTGGCCGCCGAGGCCGCCGACGAGCTGCGCGCCGCCGTCGTCGAGCTGCGCCCCGCCGCGCTGGAGGAGGACGGCCTGGTCGCCACCCTGCGCACCCAGATCCAGGTCCTCGACCGGGCCCACGCCGCCCGCGTGACCTTCACCGGCCACGGCGTCAAAGCCCTGCCGGCCGCGCAGGAGGAGGCCCTGCTGCGCGTGGCCCAGGAGGCACTGCACAACGCCCTGCGCCACTCCGGGGCGGAACGCGTCACGGTGACCCTGCACCGGCGGGGCACCGCGACCGTCCTGCGGATCACCGACGACGGCGGCGGCTTCGACCCGCGCACGGTACGCCGCGCCGGACGCCACCTCGGCCTGGTCTCGATGCGCGACCGGGCCGGCGGCACCGGCGGCCGGCTCACCGTGCGGTCCGCGCCCGGCGAGGGCACCACGATCGAGATGGAGGTTCCCGGTGGCTGA